One Vitis vinifera cultivar Pinot Noir 40024 chromosome 15, ASM3070453v1 genomic window, TGTGATCAAGGTACGTCCTTTGTTTCCTTTATTTCTCTAACTCTATAAATAGACATGTTGTCTTTGTAAACGTCTTTTTTCTTGATTATACTGTCCTATGCTTTGATCATTGCTTGGCTTTCTTGAATGATATGAATTGCATgttgtattatttattaaaccAACTTTAGTGTTTTCATGAAAGTGCTTTAGGTTTCGGCTCAGGTATGCTcatatccttttcttttacATGTGATTGATTTCCTATGATATGTTTGGTTTGGTGTGAGTAGCATCCTATAAAGCTTTAGGCAtaatcacttttattttatttggtatccattgattcaCAAATCAATTATCATAGTTACCTTAAcatatttagtagagacctgtttTAAAGCTTAAAGGGGTGCCACCTTCCGGTACCTTCCCAAATAGTAGCCTGACCCTCAGACTTGGACttggttttcaaagacatgtttttccaaaataagaaatcatatttagggttttatttcttattttgttttcccttaaaaaaaaatataaaataagtggcgactccaattttttataaaaattagtttttcactaaaaagtgagtctcgccatcgagtgggatcTCATGTGAAAAATGTAGGTCCACATATATATTTCAAGATTGAATTCTTATAAGAAATCAAGTCATGCCTTTGGTCAAATTAAGAAAACATCTAATCGATTTGTTCTAAGATAGTCGGATTTCTATTTAATACGACATTGTTGATCTACATACAACACAACTTAACTCCCTCTTAATCCTTGTCATCAGATGCCTGAGATTTTATCCTCAAATGCTTGCAAGTCAACCCTAGTGATCAGCCTACTGCTGGTCAGTTACTGGACCATCCATTTGTGAAGAGGCCACTGCACACTTCCTCTGGCCCTGAACCTCCTCGTACGAATGGAATACGACCTTAAAAGCTTTTGATCTTGCTACGGAGCATCAGATACATCAAGGTAAAATAAAACACTTTTGTGGAGTAATTTCTATTCTTTAGCAACATTGATCCTTCAGACACTGGAGTTTGTCGAATCCAGCTGGAGGAAATACATCCCTATAGCATGCCTTTTGGACACAGATATTTGGGCATGATTTGATCTGTATACGCCCCTATGAACTGGTTGGCTTGTCCTTGGGCTAAtgctattaatttatttatcctCAGTGACAGCTTCTTCGCGCTCACATGGCTATCACTGGGGATCATCTGGTGGAAGATTAGTTTGTGGCTGATATAGCTGATATTTGACATGCAAGGATCATACACACGTTAAGACATGATCGGTCAGCCATGATGCCCTCCGGAGTAGAGCGGATTTTGTATAAAAAGCCACCCCGTGTTGGGCTTTGTGTTATATCCTCGTTAGCAAGAGAACAAATTGGTGAGACAGAATTGTTTTGTAGTTCTGATTGATTGGAATTGGTGTGCAATTAGCAAGGTAATTGTTTTGGGTAGAAAGGGTTGAGGGACGATGTTTGTATGGGTCAGTGGAAATGGAGATGTTCGCGTTTGGGACTGCCATACTGGTCGATGTGTTGATCAAGGCAATCTTGGTGCtcaaattggatttttaatCAGCCAAGGCCCATGGTTATTCGCTGGATTAAGGAACCTTGTGaaagtaattaaattaaattgttttctGGACAATTCAGTTAATCGTACTGCTTGTGTTGGTGGTTCTTGCAGGCATGGAACCTGAAAACAGAAATGCAATACAGTATCGATGGACCGGTTGGGCAAGTTTATGCGCTTGAGGCAACCACTGAAGATGTGCTTTTTGCTGGGACGGAGGTACCTAACTAGCTACCTAGTTTACGGGCTAACAAACTATCTTGGCTTTGATTAATGTTTAAGTACTACCGACCTCTTCTTCTGTTTGAAAGCCACTATGGTCACATCTCTTACGTTCACACCTTTTcctttagtttaattaattagagcAAATTATTGGCTTCTTAATTGTTcccaattaatttaatttcctttcttttgcaGGACGGAAGCATATTTATCTGGAAATGCAATCCCGAAAGCAACTCATTTCCGttgatttcaattttgaaaGGTCACACTGCCAGCGTCCTTTCACTGCAAGTAGGATGCAAGTCACTGTATTCCAGTTCAATGGATAATATGATTCGAGTAAGTCGATGTGATTAATTAAGCTCTATTCCTTGTTAATTAGTTCTTATACCAAAAtcaagtgtttttaatattttccaataGTTATGATCAGAATATTTCATCAACTCTACTTGATTTATGCATGGGGGTGTTAATTTGGATTAATTG contains:
- the LOC104881734 gene encoding zinc finger CCCH domain-containing protein 48, coding for MFVWVSGNGDVRVWDCHTGRCVDQGNLGAQIGFLISQGPWLFAGLRNLVKAWNLKTEMQYSIDGPVGQVYALEATTEDVLFAGTEDGSIFIWKCNPESNSFPLISILKGHTASVLSLQVGCKSLYSSSMDNMIRIWACGKDGSMGVTHTRDEEHPILALFGMDDAYDKPILCCSCNDNSAILYELPSFTKRGTIFGKQEVGRIQSGPGGLFFTGDGTGLLHALF